Proteins encoded within one genomic window of Halobacteroides halobius DSM 5150:
- a CDS encoding ABC transporter permease: protein MLNYIIRRCITIIPLLIAISIVSFLVIKLPPGSYLETYVAEMERVGGEVTDARISALKKRYGLGQPAYKQYFKWISGFPRGDFGMSFKQEVPVTQIIKERIGYTVLISLGTILFTWSLAIPIGIYAAVRQYSVFDYIFTFVGFIGLSIPNFLLALLLMFIGVKYFNTDLSGLFSMEYMGAPWSFGKFIDLLKHIWLPIVVVGTGGMAGLIRVMRGQMLDELRKAYVQTARAKGLSELVVIVKHVTRIAVNPIVSTIGWMLPRIISGATIAGIVLGLPTVGPKLLDALKSQDMYLAGTIIMMQSSLVVIGTLISDILLAIVDPRIRYE, encoded by the coding sequence TTGTTAAATTACATCATTAGAAGATGCATTACTATTATTCCGTTATTAATTGCTATTTCAATTGTATCTTTTTTAGTGATTAAATTACCACCTGGAAGTTATTTGGAAACCTATGTAGCGGAAATGGAAAGAGTTGGTGGAGAGGTAACAGATGCAAGAATAAGTGCACTTAAAAAGCGTTATGGATTAGGTCAACCTGCCTACAAGCAGTATTTTAAATGGATTAGTGGTTTCCCTCGTGGAGATTTTGGTATGTCCTTTAAACAAGAGGTGCCAGTGACCCAGATAATTAAAGAAAGAATTGGTTATACGGTCTTAATTTCACTAGGCACTATCTTATTTACTTGGAGTTTAGCAATTCCTATTGGTATCTATGCTGCTGTACGCCAGTACTCAGTTTTTGATTATATCTTCACTTTTGTTGGATTTATCGGTCTTTCAATTCCTAATTTTTTATTGGCATTATTATTAATGTTTATTGGAGTTAAGTATTTTAATACAGATCTCAGCGGACTCTTTTCGATGGAATATATGGGAGCACCTTGGTCCTTCGGTAAATTTATTGACCTATTAAAGCATATCTGGTTACCAATAGTTGTTGTTGGAACTGGAGGAATGGCTGGACTTATTCGAGTTATGAGAGGACAAATGTTAGATGAATTACGCAAAGCATATGTTCAGACAGCTAGAGCAAAAGGGTTATCTGAATTAGTAGTTATTGTAAAACATGTAACTAGAATAGCTGTGAATCCAATTGTTAGTACAATCGGTTGGATGCTACCACGGATTATTTCTGGAGCTACTATTGCTGGAATTGTATTAGGTCTACCTACTGTTGGCCCTAAACTACTTGATGCTCTTAAATCTCAGGATATGTATCTAGCAGGTACAATTATTATGATGCAAAGTTCTTTAGTTGTGATTGGGACACTAATCTCAGATATTTTATTAGCAATAGTTGATCCTAGAATACGTTATGAATAG